ATAATGGCAGAGTTACCAGAACTGATAATACTGGCAGGACAGATGGACAGGGAACTCCAATCCAAGGAGTTCCATAAGGGCGAACTTCGCCAGGAAAAATCTTTAAACCTACCGGTAGATGAGTTTATCCAGAAAATAAGTGGTAAAAATGTATTTAAGGTTTACAATAAAGGTAAATGGATTTTCATCCAGCTATCTGATGATTACCATCTGCTTTTGAATCTGGGCATGGGTGCTGATGTACTCTATCATGAACCCGGCCGTGAACATCCCGAGGAATATCAGTGCCTTTTCCAGTTCACCGATGGATCAACCTTTTCCTGTAAATTCTGGTGGATTGGGCGCGCAGAACTCCTGCAGGATGAGGAATTAGCTCAACACAAGGCCACCAAGGATATTGCAATTTCACCTCTGGACGCAGAATTCACCACAGAACACTTCAGAAAACTCTGCGGGGCACGCTCCCAGATTAAGAACCTCATCCTGAACCAGAAAAAAATCGGAGGTATAGGGAACGTATACATCCATGATATTCTCTTCAGGGCAAAAATACACCCTCAAAAGGTAGCAAATACTCTGGAAACGTGTAAAGTGGACAAACTCCACGGTATAATTCGGGAAAACCTTAAAAATGCCACAGAAATAGGTGGATTGGCCTATGAAAAAGATTTCTATGGCCAGAACAATGGATTTGATCGTGATTACTTCCTGGTGGCGTACAAGGAGGGTGAGCCCTGTCCTGAGTGCGGTAACACCATTGAAAAGATTAAAACCGGAAGCACATCTTCATATATCTGTCCCAACTGTCAGGAGTTGTAAATTGTCACTTAATACCATAATCGATAGTTTAATTTAGAAAGTAGGTTAAATTAAGAAATAGAAATTTTCAGGAGATACATATTACAGGATACATATATTTCAGGAGATAACCAGTAATGGATGAAATTGCCATAAATATCAGGGCTGTTAACCAGCCAGGAGTTCTGCGGGACATCACAGAATTAACTGCCATATGTGGAATTAACATAACCTACACCCACCTCTTTGTCGAAGATAAAGACCATGCCTCATTATATTTGGAGTTAGAGGCAGTTAAGAATGTGGATAAGTTAATAGAGAATATTAGAAAGGTTGAAGCAGTGCGAAGTGTTGAAGAATGCCCCACACTTCAGGATGTTTATGGTAAGAGAATCATCATTATTGGTGGCGGGGCACAGGTGGCCATGGTGGCCCAAGGTGCCATCACCGAGGCCGACCGTCACAACATCAGAGGAGAACACATCAGTGTGGACACCATCCCTCTGGTGGGTGAAGAAGACCTATCTGAGGCAGTATCTGCGGTGGGAAGACTCCCCAGGGTCGGTGCACTGGTACTTGCCGGTTCCCTCATGGGAGGGAAGATCACCGAGGCCATAGATGAGATAAAAAAAGACCACGAAGTCATAGTAATCAGCCTCAACATGCCGGGCAGTGTAACTGAAAAGGCGGATCTGGTGGTAACCGACCCAATCCAGGCTGGAGTGATGGCAGTGATGGCAGTGGCAGACACTGCTATATTTGATATTAAAAAACTTGGTCAGAAAAGATTTTAAACTAAAAAAAGGTGGTTTAAAGACCTCACCACGAGATCTTTAAAATAAATTTGAAAAATATTAACTTGCTGAATTTAAACTTATTTCTGGTTTAAACTTTTTCAGTGATACTTAACTCATTTCTATTGCTCTAATGAGTCTACTTGCTTCGTTTTTAAGGTCAACGTCAGTAATATCCCCACTTTCCCTAATTTTCAGAGCTAACTGCAGAACTTGTGACACATCATTGGGTTTGAGGGTTTCAGCCATATCCAGATAGGTTTGTCCCTCTTTGTCCTCAACAATCACATCTTTTTCGGCCATCATTTTCAACAGGCCTTTGCAGGTGCCCATAATACTGGTATCTTCCACATTTTCACATTTTTTAAGGAGTTCCTCAGTTTTTTTGTCCATGGTATCACCACTTATAATACTGTTCCTAAAAGGATTTATATCTTTATTAATTACTCGCATAGAATTATTCCAGGATGGAATTGGAATCATTTAATACTATTTGCCAACAAATATTAATCTGCACAAATATCTCTTTGCCAAACATTTAATCTAAACTAAAATTCCAGATGATGAAAATATCCGAGGGGTGAGATGAAATGACACTTCACTGTGATGGTATGGATGGGCTGGTGGTTAAAGCGGCTGAAGAAGCTCTGGAGATGGAAAACATTAATTATGTGCTTCCATTTATCCGGGAAAAATATGAGGATGAGCTGAAAGATGCCTTTGAAAGAACAACCACGGTAAGAGAGCTTTCTGGAGATGCAGCTGAACTTGCCGATTACTGGTTCTTTGAAACAGCAGTCAGATTATACTTAAAAGGCAGGGGGAAGGCTTACACGGGACTGAAACCCTCCCAGATCAATGAAGAACCAGTTATTAACATGGCGGAACAGGCGGTTAGAACTGAGAACATTAACGATCTCATGAATTTCATCATGAACTCCATCAAAGAAGATGTTTGGGTCCGATTTGACGATGTTCTATCCAAAAAAGATTATGATATAAATGATGTGGATGATGCCCGGGATTACATAGATTCACTTTTAAACTTCTTCGGTTACATGCAACAGTTAATCGAATTCATGGAAGAAGGTTAAAATCGGAAAAAGTTAAAATTCATATCTGGAACTCTAAATTAAAGGTTTAAATCTATTCAAAGGTTTAAATCTATTCAATTATTATAGGTCAAAATATTATAGGTTTAAAAATTTATTTCACTGAAAAATAGGTAAGGTGGATGTAAAATGAATGATGAACTAAAATCTGTGGTTATTAATGTAGAAGATTTGCTTGATTATCAGGAAGGGGCAGTTGTAAGTCGGGAGATAATCCGCAAAGAAACCGGAACTGTCACCATATTCGCTTTTGATAAGGGGGAGGGATTAAGTGAACACACCGCACCCTTTGATGCTATGGTTCAGATAATTGATGGGAAGGCAGAAATAACCATTTCTGGTAAAAAGAACACTCTCCAGAGGGGGGATATGATCATCATGCCTGCGGGCGAACCACACGCCCTCCACGCCCTGGAACAATACAAAATGATCCTGACCATGATCCGGTCATGATATATTCAGTTCTTAAATCACAGTTCTTAAATCACATTTTTTTTTACTTTCATTAATTTTACGCTATCTTAAAAAGTCATATGCCATCCCACTAAATACAAAACCCAATTAAAAACATTTAAATTAAAAACAAAACTATAAAAATTAAAAAATCCCCTTATACTCAGGGTATAAGGGTTAAATTATCGAATAAATAATAGAATCATTTTTATTCTAATCATTCTTTATTCAAATCATTTTTTATTCTTTTATTCGCCGATCTTAGATGTTTAATTTAAGTATCTAAAGTAACCGGATAAGAACAGTTTCTTCCTTCACGAAGTCCATTTCTTCAATGAGTTGCAGTGCTTCCTGCACATTCTTCTCCAGGGCGTGGTGGGTTACCATGAAGATTGGCACGGCCTCCCCTTCATCTGCTTTTTTCTGACTCACTGATTCAATACTTATATCCAGTTCACTCAGAATACCGGATATGGAGTGTAAGACTCCGGGTTCATCCAGTGCAGTTATTCTCAAGTAATATTTGGACTCGACATCGGAAATATCCTTAACTTTTTCCACCCGGGTTTCCTTTGGCCCATAAACCACCGGTCTTCCCATATCCTGCATTATGTCAATACAATCTGCCACCACAGCACTGGCAGTGGGCATCATACCGGCACCTGCTCCGTACATGAGCACAGGACCCACCACATCACCCACCAGGTACACCGCATTAAATACATCATTAACCAATGCCAATAAATGGGTTTCAGGGACCAGAGTGGGATGCACCCTTATTTCCAGTTCGCCATCTGCTATCTGGGCTATGGCCAGTAGTTTAATGACACTTTCCAGTTCTTCCCGGGCAAAACGGATATCATCAGGAGTGATCCTGGTTATACCCTCCACATGGAACTTCTCCTGTTCAACGTAAATTCCAAAGCCCAATATACTAAGTATTATGAGCTTCTGAGCAGTATCATGTCCTTCAATATCAAAAGTGGGATCTGCTTCAGCGTAACCCATCTCCTGGGCCTCTTTTAAAACTGTGTCAAAATCAAGGCCTTCTGCATCCATTTTAGTGAGTATGTAATTAGCAGTTCCGTTGATGATCCCGTAAATGGTTTCTATATTATTAGCAGCCAATCCATCATTGAGGGGTACGAGTAGTGGAATACCTCCACCGACACTGGCCTCAAAAGAGATCCGAACACCATTTTTATGGGCGCTGTCCGTAATTTCCTGCCAGTGCTTCGCTAAAAGCGCTTTGTTAGCGGTTACCACGTGTTTACCATTTTCCATGGCTCTTAAAATGAAATTCAGTGCTGGTTGGTAGCCACCAACCAGTTCAATAACAATGTCGATCTCCTCATCTTCCAGGATATCATCCACATCGGTGGAGAGTATTTCTTGGTTGACTTCCACACCACGGTCGGTGGTTATGTCCAGGTCCACTATTCGTTTGAGGTTAACCTTTTTATTAACTTTACGCTCTAATAATTGGATGTTTTGGTTTAAAGTCGCTACTACACCGCTTCCAATGGTCCCAAAACCAATAAGTCCAATATTTACTGTTTCATCCATTTAAATCATTCCGAAATTCTTTTTTATACCTGTTTTTATGTCTACGAGTAGTTTAATATGACAATTGTTTAGTTTAAGTAAATAATCGGTTAAACTCGTTTTTAATATAATAACTGATGAATAGATTCTACTGAATTGATCTATTTTCAAATCCGAGATTTAATCTATTTTCAAATCCTTTAATTTAACGTACTCGCCCAAAGATTCTCTGGTTGTCCCTACAATGAGACGATAGTAGGTTTTTTCACCCATAACTTTTTCAAGTTTTCCCCGGGCAACTATCCGTTCACCTTCCCTGGCCTGACCCGAATAGGTGTGAGTGTAGGATGCCACCTCTTTTAAATAGACATCAGGACCGTCCAGTATTTTAACGTCTTCCACCTGGTAAACTGCCGGGTTGTCAAAGGCAGCCAGAGCATCAGAAACCGTTGCCTCGATTGCAATGGTTCCACAGGGTTGGTAAGTTTCATCACCAAAGGTTCCGGTGATTTCATCCCATTCCCTGGTAGCCAGAATGTCGAAGAGGGTCCCGTCCACCACCCCTCTGTTATTTTTACGATCCTCGTACCAACGGAACTCATCGTAACTTAAGGTAGAATCCTTGATCCTCTTTGCGTAGAGCTTAGTCCAGTAACCATCCTCAATAGCTTTCAAGGGACTGTTAGCATCATTTTTCATTGACTCAAAGGTTTCCATTGCCTTTCGATGGTTTTTAAGACCGTAAACCACGAAGTCAATATCTGAAACCAGGGGGTCGTATAAATTTGGTAATATGGATCCGGAGATTCCCAGGTGGCTTTGAGTGATCCCAGCCTCTTCCCGGAAGGTCTCTGCCACTTTAATCACTTTTGAAAGAAGTTCGTTGGGTGAAGACTGCCCCATTATCTCTTTAAGCCGATCAACTGGGCTTAGTATTTTTTCCACTCTTTTAATGGGTGCGCCCATCATTTTAACCTGTGTAACTCCGCAGTCAAAAAGATAATCCGGATAATATTCATTTAAAAAATTATAAGCCTGCTGGGAGTCTACTTTAGTGTACCGGGAGCCATTAAGGGATCGTTCCCCCTCTGGATCCGGAATGTAACGCAGAAACGATTGTATTCTATCATGGGGATGCAGGTAAGTGGTGGTGGCCAAGAAAAGATCATCCTTGGTGTAGATAAAGTCTCGGACTCGGGCTCGCATGAATTAATTTAATGCAGGGCATATTATTAAATATGATAGTAAAAAGATTGGTGCCAGGCCAGGACCTCAAAAAGTCCCTGGAAGAAATAAGGGACAATAAAGGGTTAAAATCAGGTGTAATTCTGTGTTTGGTGGGTAGTCTGGATGAAGCAGTTTTAAGGATGGCTGATGGGAATAAAAAGACTATTAATGGGCCATTGGAGATCGTTTCTGCAACCGGGACCATAGCCACCAACGGGGTTCACCTGCACCTGGCAGTGGCTGATAGCCAGGGTAATGTCAGGGGAGGACACCTGATGAGGGGCTGTCCAGTGCACACCACGGTTGAAATTTGTATTTCATGTCCAGATATGGTTTTCAAGCGAGTAAACGACCCTGAAACTGGTTACCGTGAACTTGAAATTTTCCCCCAGTAGTACTTGAATACCAGTAGTACTATGAATTTTTTAGAGTAAATGAAATTCAGAATAAATTGAAATTCAGAGTGAACTGAAAATAATTTGGGAATACTATTAAAATTTTTCTCATGGAATATTCCAGAAAAGTTTTTCCAGAAAAGTTTCAAATTGGGGCAGACTCAAAATATCAATTGGGCAGACTCATAAATGATCAGATCCAATTATATAATCATACTCAAAGAAAGTACCCAATAAAAAGGCCAGGATTATCATGAAACAAAAAACACTCGAACCAGGTATTTTGTATGATGGAAGTCAAATAAAGCCAATGTGGGCATTCCAAGAGTTGGGAATAAAGGGTTCCAGTATCGTGACCTGGATCGGTCCTATGAATATCCACTCCTATGAGTTAATTGATTATGAAGATGTGGGGTTAGAGATAAAATCGGCAGAGATGGTTCACTTCATAATCGAACACTTCGATGTGCAACCGGCAGACATGAGACTCTGCTATCACCGGCAAAGGATTCTGGTGATGATCGTCAAGGATATACTGGAAGAAATGGGTATTAAAACTCTCCGCAAGGGTGATGATCTTTACGTTGCCCGGGGCAAGCTCAGCGTATCCATTGCATCCTGTTCGGTGAGCAGCATGAAAATCCACTTCGCCATGAACCTCACCTGCCAGGGAACACCCCTAGATGTGAAAACCACAGGTTTAACCGAGTGCACACCCAGCCTGGCCCGTGAAGATATTCCTGAAATGGCAGAAAAAATATCTAAAATCTATGTAAGGGAGATTAACGATATAGAGCAGGATATTTCCAAAACCAGGGTGTTTTAAAGGATTCACTAATAATTTCATACATCACACTCATATTATATCATAAATCTTAATAGCGAAAAAATCACTATCAAACCCTCATAAAAGAAAATAAATAAATTAAATTCATTAAAATATGTTTTAAATAATTAGAAGGTTTTTTAAAATGAAAATAGTTATCAATGGAATACACGCTAACTTGAGATTCGCATCAGCCCACATGATCCCCT
The DNA window shown above is from Methanobacterium sp. and carries:
- a CDS encoding cupin domain-containing protein; translation: MNDELKSVVINVEDLLDYQEGAVVSREIIRKETGTVTIFAFDKGEGLSEHTAPFDAMVQIIDGKAEITISGKKNTLQRGDMIIMPAGEPHALHALEQYKMILTMIRS
- a CDS encoding DNA-formamidopyrimidine glycosylase family protein, with product MAELPELIILAGQMDRELQSKEFHKGELRQEKSLNLPVDEFIQKISGKNVFKVYNKGKWIFIQLSDDYHLLLNLGMGADVLYHEPGREHPEEYQCLFQFTDGSTFSCKFWWIGRAELLQDEELAQHKATKDIAISPLDAEFTTEHFRKLCGARSQIKNLILNQKKIGGIGNVYIHDILFRAKIHPQKVANTLETCKVDKLHGIIRENLKNATEIGGLAYEKDFYGQNNGFDRDYFLVAYKEGEPCPECGNTIEKIKTGSTSSYICPNCQEL
- a CDS encoding PPC domain-containing DNA-binding protein, translating into MIVKRLVPGQDLKKSLEEIRDNKGLKSGVILCLVGSLDEAVLRMADGNKKTINGPLEIVSATGTIATNGVHLHLAVADSQGNVRGGHLMRGCPVHTTVEICISCPDMVFKRVNDPETGYRELEIFPQ
- a CDS encoding DNA polymerase subunit beta, giving the protein MRARVRDFIYTKDDLFLATTTYLHPHDRIQSFLRYIPDPEGERSLNGSRYTKVDSQQAYNFLNEYYPDYLFDCGVTQVKMMGAPIKRVEKILSPVDRLKEIMGQSSPNELLSKVIKVAETFREEAGITQSHLGISGSILPNLYDPLVSDIDFVVYGLKNHRKAMETFESMKNDANSPLKAIEDGYWTKLYAKRIKDSTLSYDEFRWYEDRKNNRGVVDGTLFDILATREWDEITGTFGDETYQPCGTIAIEATVSDALAAFDNPAVYQVEDVKILDGPDVYLKEVASYTHTYSGQAREGERIVARGKLEKVMGEKTYYRLIVGTTRESLGEYVKLKDLKID
- a CDS encoding DUF6448 family protein, with product MTLHCDGMDGLVVKAAEEALEMENINYVLPFIREKYEDELKDAFERTTTVRELSGDAAELADYWFFETAVRLYLKGRGKAYTGLKPSQINEEPVINMAEQAVRTENINDLMNFIMNSIKEDVWVRFDDVLSKKDYDINDVDDARDYIDSLLNFFGYMQQLIEFMEEG
- a CDS encoding homoserine dehydrogenase, which translates into the protein MDETVNIGLIGFGTIGSGVVATLNQNIQLLERKVNKKVNLKRIVDLDITTDRGVEVNQEILSTDVDDILEDEEIDIVIELVGGYQPALNFILRAMENGKHVVTANKALLAKHWQEITDSAHKNGVRISFEASVGGGIPLLVPLNDGLAANNIETIYGIINGTANYILTKMDAEGLDFDTVLKEAQEMGYAEADPTFDIEGHDTAQKLIILSILGFGIYVEQEKFHVEGITRITPDDIRFAREELESVIKLLAIAQIADGELEIRVHPTLVPETHLLALVNDVFNAVYLVGDVVGPVLMYGAGAGMMPTASAVVADCIDIMQDMGRPVVYGPKETRVEKVKDISDVESKYYLRITALDEPGVLHSISGILSELDISIESVSQKKADEGEAVPIFMVTHHALEKNVQEALQLIEEMDFVKEETVLIRLL
- a CDS encoding DUF366 family protein — its product is MKQKTLEPGILYDGSQIKPMWAFQELGIKGSSIVTWIGPMNIHSYELIDYEDVGLEIKSAEMVHFIIEHFDVQPADMRLCYHRQRILVMIVKDILEEMGIKTLRKGDDLYVARGKLSVSIASCSVSSMKIHFAMNLTCQGTPLDVKTTGLTECTPSLAREDIPEMAEKISKIYVREINDIEQDISKTRVF
- a CDS encoding DUF5612 domain-containing protein, which produces MDEIAINIRAVNQPGVLRDITELTAICGINITYTHLFVEDKDHASLYLELEAVKNVDKLIENIRKVEAVRSVEECPTLQDVYGKRIIIIGGGAQVAMVAQGAITEADRHNIRGEHISVDTIPLVGEEDLSEAVSAVGRLPRVGALVLAGSLMGGKITEAIDEIKKDHEVIVISLNMPGSVTEKADLVVTDPIQAGVMAVMAVADTAIFDIKKLGQKRF